The genomic interval AAGAACTCAAGAGATTTCCCGTCTCTTGTGTTTTGTTTTTAACTGATATATTTTATTAAAACCAAGCAGACACAAAAGGTAAATGACATATTTGATGATATGTGTTTACCAGTTGAAAAAGAATATCCTGTTAATATTGAAATACAGAAAGTAATAGGCTTATAATTTTTCATACTTTAAGTTAAATAGTAATAGGAGAGAAACATGGAAGAATTAGGATTATTATATGAAATAAATGGTTATATTAATAATAAATATTCTTATGCGGATATAAAAAAAATAGTCGAAAGTCTAAATATTACTGAAGGTAAAATAAGATTATATAATCTAAATATTGAAAGTGATTATGAAGATATTATAAACTACAATGAGGAATTCTTAATGCTTGATTATGAAAATATTAGCATAATAAACATTGAAGTTTACTTAGTTCATGATATATATTTTAGATGTATTTGTTATAATAGAAGTTTAGATTGTAGAATCCTTGTTACATACTGTGAAGATAAATCATATTCCATTAGTTTATTATTTAATTATTCAAATTTTATTGAAATTGGTATAGACACCAATGAAATTAATAAAAGAAAAGAATATATAAATAAAGTTGAAAATTTTTTTTATTCGAGTAATTTATTTCTATATGGTTTTAGTGGTGTTGAAACGTATCCAGTTTATATTGAAAAAAACTGTGAATTTCATGTTTTCCCTTTAACAAATTGTTATTTTAGTAAACTTATTATTGATACTGAAATAATGGATATAATAAAAGATATCGATAAAAATTTAATAAATAATGTATATGCCAAAAACATTATTATCGGTCATCATTTTAATGTAAATAACTTATTACCGAATGAAGACAAAAAGAAAAGTTTTATTAAAGCATTGAAAATTATAGAGGATAAAACAAAAACATATTTATATAATTAAATGGTGGGTAGTCATAACATTTCGTTATGGCTGCTATTTTTATTCAAGTAAACAAACAGAGATCGAGTCTCTTGTGTTTTATTTTTAACTGATATAATTTGTTATCAATATGTTAAAAATCAAGCAGACACAAGAGATTTTATTTTAAATAAAATTATTAACATGATATACTAGCAAGTAGAAAATAAATTTGGTCCTAACGCTTTAGTAGATGAAGTTACATTAGCTAATACTCTAGCACATGAACTAATCCATGCGAGAAGTTTTCAAAGAGATGATTAGTTCCAGAATCAACAGCATATGCAGCTGAAGATGCTCTGGTATATTATATTAGAGGAATGAGGTAATAAAATGTTTATACCATATAATTCAATTCACGAGATTGAAGTACAAAATCTTATAGAAATAATTAATGAAAATAATATTATTTTTCCATATCAATGTCCTAATTGTAAAGAAATAGATACGCATATATATTTTCACAAAAATAATAATAGTGAAATTGGTGGAATATGGATTTGGTGTGGTTCATGTAAACATTATTTACACGGAAGTATAATTCCTCCTACTTGGTGGAAAAATTACTCATTAATTACTACCGAGGACTTGTATGCTGAACCATATAAACTAGATAGTGTTAAAAACGAATTGGATAAACATTTTAATGAATTATATAAAATGAATTTTTAAGCTTAAGGTAGTCATAACAATATGTTATGGCTTCTTTTTTATTTAAGCAAACAAACAGATATTGAGTCTATTGTGTTTTGTTTCTTAACTAATATATTTTATTAAAACCAAGCAGACACAAGAGAATTGAGTTTAAATATAAAAAATTTAACTTATTTTATTTTTCAAAAAAATCAATTTTATTATATACTAACTGAAATTAAAGTTTTAAGTTTATCAAATTAATATAAAGACAGTATATAAAGTATTTTAAATTGTAAATCATATCAAGTTAATTAAGATAATAATCATGATTATTTACTATCAAAACAACAATAAGAAGTACTATTAAAGTAAATGGATGGGTAGGTGATGCTATTGATGTAGTTAAAATGCTTGATGGAATGCTGACATCTCTTGATAATACAAGGTTGTTATCAGCAAAATATGCAGGAATAAATGTTAATGCAAGAGTTCATAATTTTAATGATGCTTTACCACTTGATTTGGTTGATAGATTTACAACAAAAGGAGGTATTCCAACCACATGGGGAGATGCAGTAAATTTAAAAATCGGTAATCAAAATTCTCTTTATAGAAATACATATCCAAGTGGATCTTGGATAACAGGATGGAATGGATGGTGATTTATTTGAATAATAAATTTTGTATTAAAAAAGAAGATTTACCTAATGGATTTGAATATCCACAATCTTATTATAGAATCATTAATCTTAATTTAGTTGATTTTGATGTGTGGTATTTATTGTGGGATGAAAGATTAATAAATAGATACAATGGCTTAAAGACAAGATATCCTAATCGGAGTCTAATACCTTTTGCAAAAAGAGATGATAATGATGACATTGCATGTTTTGAATTAGGAAAAGGTGAAGGTGTCTTTATTATTCATGATTTTGCTTCTCCAGGTTATGAAGAAAGACAAATTTTTGAGGATATCTTTGAGTGGTTAAAATATACGATTGTTGAGATGAAAAACTTTGATTAAGTAAATTAATTATAGAGCCATAAATAATTTAGCTAGGCTATGTGTTTTAATATTCATATATTTTTACCAAATATTTGAAATACTTGGGGCTTTCCTATATAATAAAAGAAGATAGAAGTTTAAAATACTATATAAAATTTCATGATTGAAAGGGGGGGGATTTAATGAAGAAACAATTAATTATTTTCACAGATATGGAAGGAGCATCAGGTATTTTTGATGAAAATTCTAAAACCATGATTCACGGAACTGAAGAATGGAGAAATGTAGGAAGAGAATATATGACAACTGATGTTTTAGCGGTGTGTGAGGCAGCTAATGAATTTGGTATTGATGAAATATTAATTTATGATGGACATTTTGCTGGAGATCCAGAACATAATATCATAATAGAGAAATTGCCCTCAAATGTGAAATTCTTTGATACACCAGATAGGTGCTTTGACTGGAGAAGAATTCGAGGACAAGCAGAATGGGAACCATATGGAATTATTACCGTTGGTCAACATGCAAGGTATGGTGAAGAAAATGCTTATTTTCCTCATACCATACAAAGTCCACCAATAAAAGAGTTAACTATAAATGGCATACATATTGCTGAAATTGGGACTGCAGTACTTAATTTTCAAGGTGTAAGATATATAGCTAATGTAGGTTGTCAAGCATCGATGAAAGAAGCAAGAGAATTAAGTGATACGGTTGCTACTATTCCAATAAAAGATAAAGCAAAAGGTTGGGAACCAGGAATTAAAGAAACATTTCCTATTATAAAAAATGGTGTTTTAGAAGCACTAAGAAATAGTGAAAATATAAAAGTTGTTAATATTAAAGAACCTTATGAGTTTTCAATGACATTAACTGAAGAGTTTAGATATAATATTCCTGATAGTATTAGTTGGAAAGGAAGTTTTGATAAAAGTAAATCCATCTGGGAAGCACCAAGCGTAGAGATAGGATTAGAGATATTTCATTATGTTAGAGAATATATTATAAAAGATAATTCATAGTATTTTACAGTAGATAAATTGATATCATATGAAGAACTTTTTGAAGTTAAAAATATATTAATAAAATTAAGAAATTAACGGGGGAGAATATGAGATTAATATTATTATTATCAAATTTAAGGTTAACAAAGTTTTTATTAGGTAATCAAAATAAACTGAAAACACATTTTGTGTATTTTCAGTTTCACTTTATCAGTTTTTTTCTATTGATTAGTCTATTTAATCTGGAATATAATCATTTATTTATCATTTTTATTATTTTTCTTGTTGGAGAAATCTTTTTAATTTTTAATTGCTTAAAAAATAAAAACAATCCAAATAAGTATTTATTAAATGCTAATTTCTTTTTATATGGAATTAGAATATCACTTATATATTTATCATTAGTATTTAATAATGGTAATTATATGATACTATTGTATATTTTATTAATTAGTATTAGTATCTATTTCTTTTTAAATGTAATTAGAAAATTACATAAATCTTTATCATTAGTATTTAATAATACAAGTAAATATATGATACTATTGTATATTTTATTAATTAGTATTGGTATCTATTTCTTTTTATATGTAAATAGAATACCACTTATATTTTTATCATTAGTATTTAATAATGAAAGTAATTATGTGATACTATTGTATATTTTATTAATTAGTATTAGTATCTATAAACCATTATTTAAAATTAATCTATTGACTAAAGAATTGAAATATAATAATTTTATAGGATTATATATCATCGTATTTATAACATTAATTTTTAATCAAATTTTATCTTTTCAAAACTACTTATTACTTTTAATAACCTTTTTAGTAACTATTTTTGCTAGTACTTACACCTTTGGTTTTAAAAGGTTGGTAAATAAGCCTAAATCTAAACTTTATAAGAAGGATTTAGAAGAAAGGAAATTATTTATTGATACAATAGAATATAATAACGATTTTATGGGAATTAAAGTTGATAAGGATTTCAAATTAATAACCTGTTATAATATGAGAAAAATTATAAAAAATATTTTATTTTATATGTTTTTATTTATTCTAACAGGATTAATTATTAATCGTACCTTTCTTTATTTTAATGGTGAGATATCTAATAAACTTGTTTTTCATATTATTAACATGATATTGCTTATGTTGTTTTTGGCATTAATAATCAGAATTTTTGTAGACAAAGATCAGTTTAAATATCAAATGTTAGAATCTCAAGATCATTTATATTTAATTATCAATAAGAATTTGAATCATGTTGATATTAAAAAGAAAAAAAACAATATATGTATTTCAGGATTAGATCTGTATAAAGTAAAGGTTAACGATAAAAAATATCATTTTCTTGTAAATTCTTAGGATGAATGATAAACTAGTTTATTTTACCACAACAATTTGTTGTGGTTTTTTTAATGTTAACTATCTTAAATGAGTGTGTCGATACATATATAATAATGTAGGATGTTTTATAAAGGGGAAGGTTGGATGAACAAAAAAGAAATGATTGCCATGCTTTTAGCGGGAGGTAAGGGAACAAGATTAGTTGATTTGACAAAAGAGATAGCGAAACCTGCCGTTTATTTTGGGGGAAAGTACCGTATTATAGATTTTTCATTAAGTAATTGTACAAATTCTGGGATAGATACAGTAGGGGTATTAACGCAGTATGAACCCCTTGTATTAAATTCATATATTGGAAATGGAAAAGCATGGGACTTAGATGTGATTAATGGGGGTGTGACGGTATTACCCCCCTATTCATCTGGTAGAGAGGTACAATGGTATAATGGGACAGCTAGTGCTGTAGCTTTAAACTGTAAATTTATTGATTATTATGAACCCTCTTATGTTTTAATATTATCAGGTGATCATATTTATAAAATGGATTATTCGAAGATGTTAGATTATCATATGAAGAATAAGGCAGATTTAACAATATCTGTGATTGAAGTTCCAATGAGTGAAGCGAGTCGATTTGGGATTATTAATACCTTTGAAAATAATTTAATCAATGAGTTCGAGGAGAAACCTAAGAAACCAAAGAGTAATTTGGCTTCAATGGGAATTTATATTTTTAATTGGTCAATTTTAAAACAGTTCTTAATGGATGATTTAAAAGAAATAAACTCAACACATGATTTTGGAAAGGACATTATTCCTAAGATATTGGCCTCTGGGTTAAGATGTTTTGCTTATCCATTTAAAGGCTATTGGAAAGATGTTGGAACAGTGAAGAGTTTTTGGGATGCGAATATGGACTTGTTAGATAGTAAGTGTGATTTAAATTTATATGATAATTCATGGCCAGTTTATTCAGTTAGTCAACATCTTCCTCCTCATTATATTAATGAAGTTAGTGATATTGATGAGGTACTAGTTAACAAAGGATGTATTGTGTATGGATCTGTTCAAAAGTCACTTTTATTTTATCAGGTATATATTGATGAGGATTCAGTCGTTAGGCATTCTGTTGTGATGCCGAATGCGAGAATTGAAAAAGGGGCTATATTAGAATATACGATTGTTCAAGAAGGAATTGTCGTACCAGCCAATACAGTGATTAAAGGGACAAAAGATAATATTATTTTGGTTTCTAAAGTGTATTTAGAAACTTTAAAGCAGGTGGGAAGATGAGTATAAAGTTTTTAGGGATTATCGATGATACCATTCAGTTTAAA from Mycoplasmatota bacterium carries:
- a CDS encoding M55 family metallopeptidase, with product MKKQLIIFTDMEGASGIFDENSKTMIHGTEEWRNVGREYMTTDVLAVCEAANEFGIDEILIYDGHFAGDPEHNIIIEKLPSNVKFFDTPDRCFDWRRIRGQAEWEPYGIITVGQHARYGEENAYFPHTIQSPPIKELTINGIHIAEIGTAVLNFQGVRYIANVGCQASMKEARELSDTVATIPIKDKAKGWEPGIKETFPIIKNGVLEALRNSENIKVVNIKEPYEFSMTLTEEFRYNIPDSISWKGSFDKSKSIWEAPSVEIGLEIFHYVREYIIKDNS
- a CDS encoding glucose-1-phosphate adenylyltransferase, with protein sequence MNKKEMIAMLLAGGKGTRLVDLTKEIAKPAVYFGGKYRIIDFSLSNCTNSGIDTVGVLTQYEPLVLNSYIGNGKAWDLDVINGGVTVLPPYSSGREVQWYNGTASAVALNCKFIDYYEPSYVLILSGDHIYKMDYSKMLDYHMKNKADLTISVIEVPMSEASRFGIINTFENNLINEFEEKPKKPKSNLASMGIYIFNWSILKQFLMDDLKEINSTHDFGKDIIPKILASGLRCFAYPFKGYWKDVGTVKSFWDANMDLLDSKCDLNLYDNSWPVYSVSQHLPPHYINEVSDIDEVLVNKGCIVYGSVQKSLLFYQVYIDEDSVVRHSVVMPNARIEKGAILEYTIVQEGIVVPANTVIKGTKDNIILVSKVYLETLKQVGR